One Rhizophagus irregularis chromosome 5, complete sequence DNA window includes the following coding sequences:
- a CDS encoding uncharacterized protein (SECRETED:cutsite_VTA-SK; SECRETED:prob_0.7845); SECRETED:SignalP(1-20), whose translation MIKFILNSLLLLFFFGIVTASKDFDVIMGNKNFKTTKLLSAVYSQQVSDSSEGYHKAEFNLKTNLPSFNPDQSGVESVICKTEANGKRKIAFSLKDKKAVKDVKKWPERIMLLISHKWKCFGKRSTQFFTATDRVIDESKLVATFVIMNCDFPHNSEDYDINFNWVEGKQTKNNTHRSLEERFGISFPTINISNKISLNILFDSKSDKSSKPDISLINNNDIKLLCANCFTKGEATLALRIRGKIFPPKLKEASITLSGNFFMNLDFALEASKEISPERRKKASENSPIINFKTGDFKIPGLLELGPEIDLVAAADALADAKATLGFGGNFSLPNFSAKASFKGLPNFEQSGFEPIVNAHIPSASAKAFAIITATLKTQLGFGVKILKGRILNKKIGFELAGSLEDSFRLGSCKRKAHPHVKSSLGGNIGFFVNDKDFPILKFPTQSLLDKCL comes from the coding sequence atgatcAAGTTCATTTTAAATTCGCTTTTactccttttcttttttggaaTTGTTACCGCATCAAAAGATTTTGATGTTATTATGggtaacaaaaattttaaaacaacaAAGTTACTTAGTGCTGTCTATAGTCAACAAGTTAGTGATTCTTCAGAAGGATATCATAAGgcagaatttaatttaaaaaccaATTTACCATCATTTAATCCTGATCAAAGTGGTGTAGAAAGTGTTATTTGTAAAACAGAGGCAAatggtaaaagaaaaattgctTTCAGCTTAAAGGACAAAAAAGCGGTTAAGGATGTTAAGAAATGGCCTGAAAGAATTATGTTATTAATTTCTCATAAATGGAAATGTTTTGGTAAAAGGTCTACCCAATTTTTTACGGCTACTGATAGAGTTATAGATGAATCTAAATTAGTTGCAACTTTTGTTATTATGAATTGCGATTTTCCACACAATTCAGAAGATTAcgatatcaattttaattggGTCGAAGGGAAACAAACAAAGAATAATACTCATCGCAGTCTAGAAGAAAGATTCGGTATTTCATTTCCaacaattaatattagtaataaaataagtttaaatatCTTATTTGACTCAAAAAGTGATAAATCTTCAAAACCAGATATATcacttataaataataatgatattaaattgcTTTGCGCTAATTGTTTTACGAAAGGTGAAGCTACTCTTGCATTGAGAATTAGAGGTAAAATTTTTCCTCCTAAATTGAAAGAAGCTTCAATTACTCTTAGTGGAAATTTTTTCATGAACCTTGATTTTGCTCTTGAAGCTTCAAAAGAAATAAGTCCTGAAAGACGTAAAAAAGCATCTGAAAATTCTcctattataaattttaaaacagGTGATTTTAAGATACCAGGTTTATTAGAACTTGGCCCTGAAATTGATCTTGTTGCTGCAGCTGATGCTCTTGCGGATGCAAAAGCAACTCTTGGATTTGGTGGTAATTTTAGTTTACCAAATTTTAGTGCTAAGGCATCATTTAAAGGCCTACCAAATTTTGAGCAATCCGGGTTCGAACCTATAGTTAATGCACATATTCCAAGTGCTAGTGCCAAAGCTTTTGCTATTATTACTGCTACATTAAAAACACAATTAGGTTTTGGTGTAAAAATACTCAAAGGTcgaattttaaataagaaaattggTTTTGAATTGGCTGGATCTCTTGAAGATTCTTTTAGATTAGGTAGTTGTAAAAGAAAGGCTCATCCACATGTTAAATCTTCTCTTGGTGGTAATATAGgtttttttgtaaatgatAAGGATTTtcctatattaaaatttcctaCTCAATCTTTATTagataaatgtttataa